A stretch of the Chroococcidiopsis sp. SAG 2025 genome encodes the following:
- a CDS encoding peptidase domain-containing ABC transporter: RIPLHSSKEPVVNRKNQKKISKAYFPSPTLQAGHLWQRFTRRYPFFEQQSASDCGAACLVMVSRYWGKRFSVNRLREIANVDRNGASLRGLAAAAESIGFTTRPIKASLNKLAEQSLPAIVHWEGRHYIVVYEVTSDRVIAADPAIGQRSLTHAQFKAGWTGYTLLLQPTALLKDADEAKQSFWQFFELVKPHRLVLLEVFVTSILIQIFGLITPLFTQLLLDRVVVQRSNLTLTAIGLGLLIFGLFQIALTTLREYLLDHTANRVDLALIVGFISHTFRLPLSYFESRYVGDIISRVQENLKIQQFITGEALSIFLDLLTVFVYMGLMFWYSWKMALLTLVIVPPFVLLALIATPFLQRVSREIFAANNEETGYLIQSLSGIRTVKSMAVEQTVRWKWEELFGKSIKKTFSGQVIGNTLQTFSLTIETLVTTALLWFGAWQVIQNELTIGQLVAFNMLLGNVINPFQRLTVLWNELQEVIIAVERINDVIDAEPEEDLQHQARQFLPPIHGHIRFEQVTFRYHPESDVNTLENISFEVQPGQIVALVGRSGSGKTTISKLLLGLYPPTVGKILIDGYDVTSLALRSLRQQIGVVDQDTFLFGGTIRENISVGHPEATLEDIIEAAQQAGAHQFIKELPMGYETQIGEGGGMLSGGQRQRIAIARALLGNPRLLILDEATSSLDAESERIIQTNLNTILQDRTTLVIAHRLSTVRNADLILVLDKGILVESGTHDELMAKRGHYFYLNQQQLTIAG, encoded by the coding sequence AGAATCCCCCTTCATTCTTCTAAAGAGCCAGTTGTTAACCGAAAAAACCAGAAAAAGATTAGTAAGGCTTACTTCCCCAGCCCCACATTACAAGCTGGTCATTTGTGGCAGCGATTCACTCGGCGCTATCCATTTTTTGAACAACAGAGTGCCTCTGACTGCGGTGCTGCCTGCTTAGTCATGGTGAGCCGCTACTGGGGAAAACGCTTTAGCGTCAATCGACTGCGAGAAATTGCCAATGTTGACCGCAATGGTGCGTCGCTGCGAGGTCTAGCAGCAGCAGCAGAAAGCATTGGGTTTACGACTCGACCTATAAAAGCCAGCCTCAACAAACTTGCCGAACAAAGCTTGCCTGCCATTGTCCACTGGGAAGGAAGGCACTACATCGTAGTTTATGAAGTAACGAGCGATCGCGTCATTGCAGCCGATCCTGCTATTGGTCAGCGTAGCCTGACTCATGCACAATTTAAAGCTGGTTGGACTGGTTATACATTGTTACTCCAGCCCACAGCCTTACTGAAAGATGCTGATGAAGCTAAACAATCCTTCTGGCAATTCTTTGAGTTGGTAAAACCCCATCGGCTCGTATTGCTGGAAGTATTTGTTACCTCTATCTTGATCCAAATCTTTGGACTGATTACGCCGTTGTTTACTCAATTGCTGTTGGATCGTGTCGTCGTACAGCGTAGTAATCTGACTTTAACAGCCATAGGGTTAGGATTACTAATCTTTGGCTTGTTCCAAATCGCCCTGACTACACTGCGGGAATACCTTCTAGACCATACGGCTAACCGAGTAGATCTAGCGCTGATTGTCGGTTTTATTAGCCATACTTTCCGGTTGCCCTTGAGCTATTTCGAGTCCCGTTACGTCGGAGACATCATCTCCCGCGTGCAGGAAAATCTTAAGATTCAGCAGTTCATTACAGGTGAAGCACTGTCAATCTTTCTTGATTTACTGACAGTTTTTGTTTATATGGGACTGATGTTCTGGTACAGCTGGAAGATGGCACTGCTAACATTAGTGATTGTGCCACCCTTTGTCTTACTGGCGCTAATTGCTACGCCTTTTTTGCAACGAGTCTCGCGTGAGATATTTGCTGCCAATAACGAAGAGACTGGCTATCTGATTCAATCCCTGAGTGGCATTCGTACAGTCAAATCTATGGCGGTTGAGCAGACAGTGCGCTGGAAGTGGGAGGAACTCTTTGGCAAGTCGATTAAAAAGACCTTTTCTGGACAGGTAATTGGCAACACGCTCCAGACTTTTAGCTTAACTATCGAAACACTAGTAACTACAGCATTACTGTGGTTTGGAGCGTGGCAAGTGATTCAAAACGAACTGACTATTGGGCAGTTAGTTGCTTTCAATATGTTGCTAGGAAATGTAATTAATCCCTTTCAGCGACTAACCGTGCTGTGGAATGAGTTACAGGAAGTGATTATTGCCGTTGAGCGCATCAATGACGTGATTGACGCTGAGCCAGAAGAAGACTTGCAACACCAGGCTCGTCAATTTCTACCACCAATTCATGGTCATATTCGCTTTGAACAAGTCACTTTCCGCTACCACCCAGAAAGCGATGTCAACACCCTGGAAAATATTAGTTTTGAAGTGCAGCCAGGACAAATAGTAGCGCTGGTTGGGCGCAGTGGTTCTGGGAAAACAACCATTTCCAAGCTGCTTTTGGGTCTCTATCCTCCAACTGTTGGGAAGATTTTGATCGATGGCTATGATGTCACCAGCTTGGCATTGCGATCGCTTAGGCAGCAAATTGGCGTAGTCGATCAAGATACCTTTCTGTTTGGCGGTACGATTCGAGAAAACATTAGTGTCGGTCATCCAGAAGCCACATTGGAAGACATTATTGAAGCAGCCCAACAAGCAGGAGCGCATCAGTTCATTAAGGAACTACCGATGGGCTACGAAACCCAAATTGGAGAGGGCGGAGGAATGCTCTCTGGCGGACAACGACAGAGAATCGCGATCGCTCGTGCCCTGCTAGGAAATCCCCGATTGCTGATTTTAGATGAAGCGACTAGTAGCCTTGATGCTGAATCAGAGCGGATTATTCAGACTAACCTCAACACCATTCTTCAAGACAGGACAACCCTGGTAATCGCACATCGTCTCTCCACGGTACGCAATGCCGATCTAATTCTGGTGCTAGATAAAGGCATTTTAGTTGAAAGTGGCACTCACGATGAATTAATGGCTAAACGCGGTCACTACTTCTACCTTAACCAGCAACAACTGACTATAGCAGGCTGA
- a CDS encoding HlyD family efflux transporter periplasmic adaptor subunit — translation MPKPLNTQDRLSQNGHYPSSQGLSQELLDINKPNQTSSTELKSSESVSDDWSSLTKELIDTLPRVWTRGLLYWLVVFAAIVLPWAMLSKVDETGSARGRLEPQGKTIRLDAPVAGKVSAIKIKEGQLVRRGQSLLVLESEEVLSELQQAQARLEGQRDRLPLLELMKKQLESTARTQQLQSQAQASAQLAQINQIRQQLSFHQTESNSTQELLAKDRDILGRYSSLRQQGIISVLQVNDAERTMIENRQRLQKAQSDLQQAQAELKKQQSTYQSILRQGELTVMESQRQIKEIQTQIAGLKAEIAQTKNQIQSLLFQLQQRVVNAPIDGIVFHLPIQSAGAVVQPSQIVAEIAPKGTSLMLKAKMAVPESGFLRVGQLVKLKFDAYPFQDYGVVQGHLRWISPDSKVEETPQGKVETFELEIALEQTYIQTSNKRLALTAGQTATAEVIVRQRRLIDFILDPFKKLQKGGIEL, via the coding sequence ATGCCAAAACCATTAAATACACAAGACCGGCTCAGTCAAAACGGTCACTACCCTAGTAGCCAAGGTTTATCCCAAGAGCTGCTGGACATTAACAAACCCAATCAAACATCATCAACTGAGTTAAAATCCTCTGAATCTGTTAGCGATGACTGGTCTTCCTTAACCAAGGAACTGATTGATACGTTGCCACGAGTTTGGACACGCGGATTGCTGTACTGGCTAGTCGTCTTTGCAGCGATTGTCTTACCTTGGGCGATGCTATCCAAAGTAGACGAGACAGGTAGTGCCAGAGGGCGACTTGAGCCTCAAGGTAAAACTATTAGGCTGGATGCACCTGTTGCCGGAAAAGTATCTGCAATTAAGATCAAAGAAGGTCAACTAGTACGGAGAGGGCAAAGTTTACTGGTGCTGGAGTCAGAGGAAGTGCTTTCTGAACTCCAACAAGCTCAAGCCAGGTTAGAAGGTCAACGAGATCGGCTGCCACTGCTGGAACTGATGAAAAAACAACTAGAGAGTACTGCTCGCACCCAGCAACTGCAAAGTCAAGCCCAGGCATCAGCACAGTTGGCACAAATTAACCAAATTCGGCAACAATTGAGTTTTCATCAAACAGAATCTAACTCAACACAGGAACTTTTAGCTAAGGATCGGGACATTCTCGGACGTTATAGCAGTCTGCGACAGCAAGGCATTATTTCGGTTCTCCAAGTAAACGATGCCGAACGCACCATGATTGAGAACAGACAGCGGCTGCAAAAAGCTCAATCAGATTTACAACAAGCCCAAGCTGAACTCAAAAAACAGCAGAGTACTTACCAAAGCATTCTGCGTCAAGGCGAACTAACAGTGATGGAGAGTCAGAGACAAATCAAAGAAATCCAAACCCAGATTGCAGGCTTAAAAGCGGAAATCGCTCAAACCAAAAACCAAATTCAGTCTCTGCTATTTCAGTTGCAGCAACGTGTAGTCAATGCGCCAATTGATGGTATAGTCTTTCATCTGCCCATCCAAAGCGCTGGAGCTGTGGTGCAACCAAGTCAGATCGTTGCTGAGATTGCACCTAAAGGCACTTCTCTTATGCTTAAAGCCAAGATGGCTGTCCCAGAAAGTGGTTTTCTGCGTGTAGGACAGCTAGTCAAGCTTAAATTTGATGCCTATCCCTTCCAAGATTATGGAGTGGTGCAAGGGCACCTTCGTTGGATTTCACCTGACTCGAAAGTTGAAGAAACTCCGCAGGGCAAGGTAGAAACTTTTGAGCTAGAAATTGCGTTAGAGCAGACCTATATTCAAACCTCAAATAAACGACTTGCTTTAACAGCAGGTCAAACAGCTACTGCGGAAGTAATTGTGCGGCAGCGCCGTTTAATTGACTTCATTCTCGATCCGTTTAAGAAGTTGCAAAAAGGCGGTATAGAACTTTAA
- a CDS encoding peptidylprolyl isomerase: protein MSEIITICQAELLQQIKLSCQTPSIVEAILTRKIIARAQEEQGIEVEPEELQQAADNLRLLNNLRSVDATWLWLQKHSLSLDEFEELVELSVASSKLAQHLFANKVESFFVEHQLEYNQVVMYEVVLEEEDLAMELFYAIQEGEVNFHGVARQYIQDIELRRKGGYLGALSRTKLKPEISAAVFAASPPQIIKPVLTSLGAHLILVEELIQPELDNMLRQEIISDLFSEWLKQQIEIFEVEIDLRSNSGQALNPETRDLVASS, encoded by the coding sequence ATGTCAGAAATTATTACTATTTGCCAAGCAGAACTTCTTCAGCAAATCAAGCTTTCCTGTCAAACTCCTTCTATCGTCGAAGCTATTCTGACTCGCAAAATTATTGCGCGTGCTCAAGAAGAACAAGGTATTGAAGTGGAGCCAGAAGAACTTCAGCAGGCAGCAGACAACTTACGTTTACTGAATAATCTTCGCAGTGTTGATGCTACTTGGTTATGGCTGCAAAAGCATAGCCTGTCTCTAGATGAATTTGAAGAGCTGGTTGAATTAAGTGTCGCTTCCTCAAAGTTAGCGCAACATCTTTTTGCCAATAAAGTCGAATCCTTTTTTGTCGAGCATCAACTTGAGTATAACCAGGTAGTTATGTATGAAGTGGTCCTGGAGGAGGAGGATTTAGCTATGGAACTCTTCTATGCAATACAGGAGGGCGAGGTTAATTTTCACGGAGTTGCTCGCCAATATATTCAAGATATCGAGCTACGCCGAAAAGGAGGGTATTTAGGAGCTTTATCTCGCACCAAGCTGAAACCAGAAATTTCTGCTGCTGTTTTTGCAGCTAGTCCTCCTCAAATTATTAAACCAGTTCTGACATCATTAGGAGCACACCTAATTCTAGTTGAAGAACTGATTCAACCAGAATTGGACAATATGCTGCGCCAAGAAATCATCTCAGACTTGTTTTCCGAATGGTTAAAGCAACAAATAGAAATATTTGAAGTTGAAATTGACTTGAGATCGAATAGCGGGCAAGCTCTGAACCCAGAAACTCGCGATTTAGTAGCATCTAGTTAA